Proteins from a genomic interval of Sporomusaceae bacterium FL31:
- a CDS encoding RNA-binding protein S1, giving the protein MISMSIEVGSVVEGVVTGITNFGAFVELPGGKVGLIHISEVADVYVRDVKDFLKEQDKVKVKVLTVDERGKIGLSIKQLQQAASSPNSAPPPRRAHANDHRRPNRFNSVTFEDKLSKFLKDSDERLSDLKKNTDSKRGGRGGARRAE; this is encoded by the coding sequence TTGATTAGTATGTCCATCGAAGTTGGCAGTGTGGTAGAGGGCGTTGTTACCGGAATCACAAATTTTGGTGCATTTGTCGAGCTGCCGGGAGGCAAAGTAGGTCTTATTCATATTTCGGAAGTTGCTGACGTTTATGTCCGCGATGTAAAAGATTTTCTCAAGGAACAGGATAAAGTTAAAGTAAAAGTATTAACAGTTGATGAACGCGGAAAAATTGGATTATCCATTAAGCAGCTCCAACAGGCGGCTAGCAGCCCCAACTCCGCGCCACCACCAAGAAGAGCACACGCCAACGATCACAGGCGTCCTAATCGTTTCAACAGCGTTACCTTCGAAGATAAATTAAGTAAGTTTTTGAAAGATAGCGATGAGCGCTTGTCTGATTTGAAGAAAAACACAGATTCAAAACGCGGCGGACGCGGTGGTGCCCGCCGGGCTGAATAA
- the divA gene encoding cell division protein FtsL — protein sequence MQRRRKLRVKWFRLVLLSIFGYFIYICFNQYSQISAINQEKEAVKLRLEQAREVNANLTEERKRLNDRTYIEKLAREELGLAKPGETPYIPSGKN from the coding sequence GTGCAGCGGCGACGTAAGCTCCGTGTTAAATGGTTTCGTTTGGTCTTACTATCTATTTTTGGTTATTTTATCTATATTTGCTTCAATCAGTATAGTCAGATTAGTGCAATTAACCAAGAAAAAGAGGCAGTGAAATTGAGATTGGAGCAAGCTCGCGAAGTCAATGCCAATCTCACCGAGGAACGCAAGCGCTTGAATGATCGTACTTATATTGAGAAACTGGCGCGCGAAGAGCTCGGGTTGGCGAAACCGGGTGAAACTCCTTATATTCCATCAGGTAAAAATTAA
- a CDS encoding membrane protein has product MDFTGQAATFVMTVVVGALLGVIFDFYRVLRGVFKPRAITTYMFDLMYWLFAIALAFGGLLVSNWGELRFYVFLGLTGGAAIYYKLLSRYAIWLLVRTIRVFLLTLEWLNKLVITLIIKPAGWLLRFCLMPFTYAGRKTAGLKSRAAVWYKKLLPPIKQDIPPKD; this is encoded by the coding sequence ATGGACTTTACTGGTCAGGCAGCAACCTTTGTGATGACAGTGGTAGTTGGGGCGCTGCTTGGCGTTATTTTTGATTTTTATCGAGTATTACGTGGTGTATTCAAACCTCGCGCAATCACGACCTATATGTTTGATCTGATGTATTGGCTGTTTGCCATAGCCTTAGCCTTTGGGGGGCTGCTGGTTAGCAATTGGGGTGAGCTGAGGTTTTATGTTTTCTTGGGCCTAACGGGTGGAGCGGCTATTTATTATAAGCTGTTAAGCCGTTATGCAATCTGGCTGCTGGTACGTACCATAAGAGTATTTCTGTTGACTTTGGAATGGCTTAATAAGCTTGTTATTACCTTAATTATCAAGCCGGCTGGATGGCTTTTACGGTTTTGTTTAATGCCATTTACTTACGCTGGCCGCAAAACCGCAGGACTTAAAAGCCGGGCAGCCGTATGGTATAAAAAATTGCTGCCGCCAATTAAACAGGATATTCCACCTAAAGACTAA
- the yomI gene encoding SPBc2 prophage-derived uncharacterized transglycosylase YomI has translation MVLRRWLSVWYVLLIAVVIEGLLYGFTGYVAGSYRTMIWEKFNYGVKEMREVDRKTPYADYINRFAHESGISPEIVAGVIQAESSFQPRALSSSGAYGLMQVMPDTWRQVNKDLKVCNGRHAGECTVECYYNPELNTRIGTAYLAQLNKQFAGDMVLALAAYNAGPGAVKKYGGIPPYGETNAYVARVIDYWYKIASKVLPDYSRYAENWESVHNIIGWLLMITIGLILMVCRRLYQASGSWRWR, from the coding sequence GTGGTGTTGCGCCGGTGGCTATCAGTATGGTATGTGTTGTTGATTGCCGTGGTTATTGAGGGTTTACTATATGGTTTTACTGGCTATGTTGCCGGTAGTTATCGAACGATGATTTGGGAAAAATTTAATTATGGCGTTAAAGAAATGCGCGAAGTGGACAGGAAAACGCCTTATGCCGATTATATCAACCGTTTTGCTCACGAGTCTGGAATTAGTCCGGAAATAGTTGCCGGAGTGATTCAAGCTGAGAGTTCCTTTCAGCCACGGGCCTTGTCAAGCAGTGGTGCTTATGGTTTGATGCAGGTTATGCCTGACACCTGGCGCCAGGTTAATAAAGATTTAAAAGTGTGTAATGGACGGCATGCCGGTGAATGTACAGTAGAATGTTACTATAATCCAGAGCTGAATACCCGCATCGGCACAGCCTATCTGGCACAACTCAATAAGCAGTTTGCGGGTGATATGGTTTTGGCATTGGCTGCCTATAATGCCGGGCCAGGCGCAGTCAAAAAATATGGCGGCATACCGCCTTATGGAGAAACCAACGCTTATGTGGCAAGGGTGATTGATTATTGGTATAAAATAGCCAGCAAGGTATTGCCGGATTATAGCCGTTATGCGGAAAACTGGGAAAGCGTTCATAATATTATTGGCTGGCTGTTGATGATTACCATTGGTTTGATCCTTATGGTGTGCCGGCGTTTATACCAAGCTTCGGGTTCGTGGCGGTGGAGGTGA
- a CDS encoding sporulation protein YabP, translating to MPIDKTPVWRHQITLVDREELNVDGVISLGSYDEKEIVMETEQGMMLVKGEGLNIKQLNLEQGNIVIDGIVKAISYEEANQSKKGLLNRLLK from the coding sequence ATGCCGATAGATAAAACCCCGGTCTGGCGTCATCAAATTACTTTGGTTGACCGTGAGGAGCTTAATGTTGACGGAGTGATTAGTTTGGGAAGCTATGATGAAAAAGAAATTGTTATGGAAACTGAACAAGGCATGATGCTGGTAAAAGGAGAAGGCCTGAATATTAAACAATTAAACCTAGAGCAAGGGAATATTGTTATTGATGGTATCGTAAAGGCAATTAGCTACGAGGAGGCCAATCAATCCAAGAAAGGTCTTCTAAACAGACTGTTAAAGTAA
- the yndF gene encoding spore germination protein YndF → MHFSRGVSRGRIRVILVVVLLGLCLLLSGCWDRRELQERNFVLAVGIDYADQPSDSKEKAEQRVASFVQPHGKKVYQLSLQVLNISPSGGSGGGSGGDSGAKGTPRQFVIANTGQTMFEMVRDLSGQVGRSLWFEHIQAIVINEEILKQDGIKPIIDFFSRDSEMRARVRVITTPGQARKILEYKTPNGEPSGLFLNNLLRNHIKNTHLMGAKTDVGFVLQYLANKTDFVLPRAEIGGEVLKVGGGVLIKKDKMVGTMDEYTTKGVKLIRATEKSALITVTCPEHPQNVFTFELFQHDTKLTPHIEGDNIYFTLDIYMIGNIGELQRCPGEGHEGTDNKFLREMEVAFAEEVERNVLHSWHTTQDYQVDVLAAGAALKAYEPKTWEKVKDNWDEIFATVPLIPSVNVTIRGTGERN, encoded by the coding sequence ATGCATTTCTCAAGAGGGGTATCAAGGGGCAGAATTAGGGTTATTCTTGTGGTTGTTTTGCTAGGCCTATGTTTGCTGTTAAGTGGCTGCTGGGATCGACGGGAATTGCAAGAACGAAATTTCGTGTTAGCGGTGGGAATTGATTATGCGGATCAACCGTCAGATAGTAAAGAGAAGGCCGAACAAAGGGTAGCCAGCTTTGTTCAGCCACACGGTAAAAAAGTTTATCAGTTAAGCTTGCAAGTGCTGAATATTTCACCATCTGGTGGCAGTGGTGGTGGCAGCGGTGGTGACAGTGGGGCAAAGGGTACGCCAAGGCAATTCGTTATTGCCAATACTGGGCAAACTATGTTTGAAATGGTACGCGATTTATCAGGTCAGGTCGGGCGCAGTCTCTGGTTTGAGCACATTCAGGCCATTGTTATTAATGAAGAAATTCTTAAGCAAGATGGCATTAAGCCGATTATTGACTTTTTTTCCCGTGATTCGGAAATGCGAGCCAGAGTTAGAGTGATCACAACACCTGGACAAGCTCGCAAGATTCTGGAATATAAAACGCCGAATGGTGAGCCAAGCGGTTTGTTTTTAAATAATTTGTTACGCAACCATATCAAGAATACTCATTTGATGGGGGCGAAGACTGATGTCGGCTTTGTACTGCAATATTTGGCCAATAAAACTGATTTTGTATTGCCGCGAGCCGAAATCGGCGGTGAGGTGCTGAAGGTTGGCGGTGGTGTCTTAATTAAAAAGGATAAAATGGTTGGCACTATGGACGAATATACCACGAAAGGAGTCAAGCTCATCCGGGCAACAGAAAAATCAGCGCTCATTACCGTAACTTGCCCTGAGCATCCCCAAAATGTATTTACCTTTGAATTATTCCAGCATGATACAAAACTGACCCCGCATATAGAGGGGGATAACATCTATTTCACCCTTGATATTTACATGATTGGTAATATTGGTGAACTGCAGCGCTGTCCGGGAGAAGGTCATGAAGGAACAGATAACAAGTTTCTTAGAGAAATGGAAGTGGCTTTTGCCGAAGAAGTTGAACGTAATGTACTGCACTCTTGGCATACTACCCAAGATTATCAAGTCGATGTTTTAGCTGCCGGGGCTGCTTTGAAAGCTTATGAGCCCAAGACTTGGGAAAAAGTCAAAGATAATTGGGATGAGATATTTGCAACCGTGCCGCTCATCCCCTCAGTTAATGTGACCATTCGGGGTACAGGTGAGCGAAATTAA
- the yndE gene encoding spore germination protein YndE encodes MIMVANLEAKSKMSPWQLAILVAAVGIGTEIISGGRALAESAGEHEWLAFLLGGILYCGVALLMVKLSEYYPDQDFLEYIPQLWGKVLGSLIIALLVLLFIGYFALALGNFSRVITIFMFDRTPPEVIGIAMAIACVYCALQDFGTILRIIQFIFIITVPLFFLVFSTGALSVQFDNVLPLWPQHIGKVLTSIPNTWGAYAGYEIILLLFPLVYRRNTNPSIAVASAFGCMGFIYVFFGFLTIGVLSAENAKTLAYPAMEVVRFVELPGTFLERLEIYLLGAWIPNVFTSLALYLYAPAYVLRRLCGHVDHRPWVLLIIPWLIFVSTFFTDMNLVVQTMAKGIKIVGLSFSFIIIPMSLALAWLQKRRNQ; translated from the coding sequence GTGATAATGGTGGCTAATTTAGAGGCTAAATCAAAAATGTCGCCATGGCAGTTGGCTATATTAGTTGCCGCAGTGGGGATTGGCACAGAGATTATTAGCGGTGGACGTGCATTAGCGGAAAGTGCTGGTGAGCACGAATGGCTGGCTTTTTTACTAGGGGGAATATTATATTGCGGGGTAGCACTCTTGATGGTCAAGCTGTCCGAGTATTATCCTGACCAGGATTTTCTGGAATATATTCCGCAATTATGGGGTAAAGTTTTAGGAAGTTTGATTATAGCGTTGCTTGTTCTGCTCTTTATTGGCTATTTTGCTCTTGCCTTAGGAAATTTTAGCCGGGTCATCACCATTTTTATGTTTGACAGGACCCCACCGGAAGTGATTGGTATTGCTATGGCAATTGCCTGTGTCTATTGTGCCCTGCAGGATTTTGGCACAATATTAAGGATTATTCAGTTTATCTTTATCATTACCGTGCCACTATTTTTTCTTGTTTTTTCTACCGGAGCGCTCAGTGTCCAGTTTGATAATGTACTCCCGCTCTGGCCGCAGCATATTGGCAAAGTACTTACCTCAATCCCGAATACTTGGGGAGCTTACGCGGGTTACGAGATTATCCTGCTGCTTTTTCCTTTAGTGTATCGCCGTAATACTAATCCCAGCATTGCTGTTGCCTCGGCTTTTGGCTGCATGGGATTTATCTATGTGTTCTTTGGCTTTCTTACCATCGGCGTGCTGTCGGCGGAGAACGCCAAAACATTGGCTTATCCGGCTATGGAGGTAGTACGGTTTGTTGAATTACCAGGTACTTTTTTGGAGCGTCTGGAAATTTATTTGTTAGGTGCCTGGATTCCCAACGTGTTTACTTCGCTCGCGCTTTATTTGTATGCTCCGGCCTATGTGTTAAGGCGCTTATGCGGCCATGTGGATCATCGGCCATGGGTATTGCTGATCATTCCTTGGCTGATCTTTGTTAGCACGTTTTTTACTGATATGAATCTTGTAGTTCAAACCATGGCCAAAGGCATTAAAATAGTGGGCCTGTCGTTTTCCTTTATTATTATCCCTATGAGTTTAGCTTTGGCCTGGTTACAGAAGCGGAGGAATCAATAA
- the gerA gene encoding spore germination protein: protein MGGNKSSKFNKLSAAVPHASLAKAKEKLDLLRKFTTQGAELGEEITQVVSQMRQVAAPDNQPFLFTTVLADNEHLLRVAFRDCDDIKFRSFDARGTKALLVFLDGMTNVTLLEKNVLETLMEPTKGQKDGAISDLKGLVNTLITSSSLTLIRNTETAMEAILTGNALLMLDGIAEVLTIGTVKHIKRGIEEPKSEGAIRAPFDAFNETLSDNIVLLRRRSRDTNLKVQISKLGDRTKTSIALVYVANLVKPGLLEEVRRRLDTIQTDQILLSYTVAEAIGDHPWTPFPQTLSTEKPEKVISSIYEGRVAIMVDNTPFVLIVPCTYSSLMQSTDDFTVQPVIGSLLRITRHGAAFIAIYLPAIYIAIVSYHPGILPTPLAISIAELRAKTPFPSFLEALIMEALLELFQEAVVRLPGKLAGAASVVGGFVIGTTVVQAGLVNPLLVVITAVTAIASYSISSYNFGIALRALRVPMFIAATVLGIYGVIISALLVTIHLCSLRSFGESWLGGITDITLLEDWKDGLVRFPEKFLRTRPKEIGAQDRGKIGDNGG, encoded by the coding sequence ATGGGCGGAAATAAAAGTTCCAAATTTAATAAGCTGTCTGCGGCCGTTCCTCATGCGTCGTTAGCGAAGGCCAAGGAGAAGCTGGATTTATTAAGAAAATTTACAACCCAAGGCGCGGAATTGGGAGAAGAGATCACTCAGGTTGTCAGCCAAATGCGGCAAGTAGCCGCACCTGATAATCAGCCATTCCTATTTACAACGGTGTTAGCTGACAACGAGCATCTATTGCGCGTGGCCTTCCGTGATTGTGATGATATTAAATTTCGGTCTTTTGATGCCAGAGGAACCAAGGCGCTGCTTGTTTTTCTCGATGGCATGACCAATGTAACATTATTAGAAAAAAATGTGCTGGAAACGTTAATGGAGCCCACGAAGGGGCAAAAAGATGGGGCTATATCAGATCTGAAAGGTCTAGTTAATACGTTAATTACCTCGTCATCATTAACCTTAATCCGCAATACTGAAACTGCCATGGAAGCAATTTTGACGGGGAACGCCTTGCTTATGCTGGATGGTATTGCCGAAGTATTAACCATTGGTACAGTCAAACATATTAAACGCGGCATTGAGGAGCCAAAGAGCGAGGGAGCAATCAGGGCTCCCTTTGATGCCTTCAATGAGACGTTAAGTGACAATATTGTATTGCTGCGCAGGCGCTCACGCGATACCAATTTAAAAGTACAAATATCAAAGTTAGGTGATCGTACCAAGACATCGATTGCTCTCGTTTATGTTGCCAATTTAGTCAAGCCAGGTTTGCTTGAAGAAGTCAGGCGGCGTCTTGACACCATCCAGACTGATCAGATTTTACTGTCTTACACGGTGGCTGAGGCTATTGGAGATCATCCCTGGACACCATTTCCACAGACGTTGTCTACCGAGAAACCGGAGAAAGTGATATCTTCCATCTATGAGGGCCGGGTTGCCATCATGGTTGACAATACGCCTTTTGTATTAATAGTTCCCTGTACCTACAGCTCTTTAATGCAATCAACAGACGATTTTACCGTACAGCCTGTGATTGGCAGCTTATTGCGTATTACCAGGCATGGCGCTGCGTTTATTGCTATTTATCTGCCTGCCATTTATATTGCAATTGTTTCCTATCATCCGGGGATATTGCCAACTCCTTTAGCCATATCCATTGCTGAACTGCGGGCCAAGACACCGTTTCCTTCCTTTTTAGAGGCACTCATCATGGAGGCTTTACTGGAGTTGTTCCAAGAAGCCGTTGTCAGGCTGCCAGGCAAATTAGCTGGAGCAGCCAGTGTAGTTGGTGGTTTTGTTATTGGCACAACCGTGGTTCAAGCCGGTTTGGTAAATCCGTTATTAGTGGTTATCACCGCTGTTACCGCGATTGCTTCCTATAGCATTAGCAGTTACAACTTCGGGATTGCACTAAGGGCGCTACGTGTGCCGATGTTTATTGCGGCTACAGTACTGGGGATTTATGGGGTTATCATCAGCGCCTTGCTTGTCACCATTCATCTATGCTCGCTTCGCAGCTTCGGTGAGTCCTGGCTTGGCGGCATTACCGATATTACTTTACTGGAAGACTGGAAGGATGGTCTGGTACGCTTTCCTGAAAAGTTCTTAAGAACCCGCCCTAAAGAAATCGGTGCTCAGGACCGAGGGAAAATTGGTGATAATGGTGGCTAA
- a CDS encoding stage II sporulation protein SpoIID, with amino-acid sequence MFVKNRRKLFYIMAMVVMMAIVVTACSKQPQKSPDPETPPQKQAVQGTEPTITVYMHETGEKKSMKMEDYIAGVVAGEMKSDWPVAALAAQAIIARTFTLQAIDEKGGVPARGTQASTDIKEFQAYNAKDVNDNVKKAVEMTRGMVITYQGKPAQTWFHASAGGITATAKEGLDYKKAEPPYIQSVQSPDDLAPADVKNWTASFTKQQVMDVLAKQGKNVNRIDSIEIGEKGPSGRATMLVINKNISISGPEMRIGLGSTELKSMLLDKVAVEGDKVVFTGKGYGHGVGMSQWGANKLATMGKKPEEIIGQYFKGVTLEKRWN; translated from the coding sequence ATGTTTGTGAAAAATCGTCGCAAGTTATTTTACATCATGGCAATGGTTGTCATGATGGCTATTGTTGTAACCGCTTGTTCCAAGCAGCCGCAGAAGTCGCCTGATCCCGAGACACCACCACAGAAGCAGGCCGTTCAAGGCACTGAGCCTACCATTACGGTATATATGCACGAAACCGGTGAGAAGAAGTCCATGAAGATGGAAGATTATATTGCTGGTGTTGTAGCCGGTGAGATGAAATCAGACTGGCCGGTAGCCGCGCTGGCAGCACAGGCCATTATTGCCCGTACTTTTACGCTGCAGGCTATTGATGAAAAAGGCGGTGTTCCGGCAAGAGGTACCCAGGCCTCTACCGATATCAAGGAGTTTCAAGCCTATAATGCGAAAGACGTTAATGATAATGTTAAGAAAGCTGTAGAAATGACAAGAGGTATGGTCATTACTTATCAGGGTAAACCTGCTCAAACTTGGTTTCATGCATCAGCCGGCGGAATAACTGCCACAGCTAAAGAAGGCCTGGATTATAAAAAGGCTGAACCGCCTTATATTCAATCTGTCCAGTCTCCTGATGATCTGGCACCCGCTGATGTGAAAAATTGGACAGCCAGCTTTACGAAACAACAAGTTATGGACGTATTAGCCAAGCAAGGAAAAAATGTTAATCGTATTGACAGCATAGAAATAGGCGAAAAAGGCCCATCAGGAAGGGCTACAATGCTAGTGATTAACAAAAATATCAGTATCTCCGGACCGGAAATGCGTATCGGTTTGGGCAGCACGGAGTTAAAATCAATGCTGCTTGACAAAGTAGCTGTTGAGGGTGATAAGGTTGTATTCACCGGCAAAGGCTATGGACACGGTGTTGGTATGTCGCAATGGGGAGCCAATAAGCTAGCTACCATGGGTAAAAAGCCTGAGGAAATCATTGGTCAGTACTTTAAGGGTGTTACACTTGAGAAGCGCTGGAATTAG
- a CDS encoding methyl-accepting chemotaxis protein — MVNKIAGLIRTKIKLPKQDGFGFKQEKLKQSFVRAMQWRPQKISFVNIGQTLASLRHINRKIIWQSMASLSTKGALFITLTCMIPVGTVGWYFIHETAASLTTAAIEKNNKVADRIASDVGNYLQNKKNFLMLTSGDAAIRSMQAESGKRYLDTVKPFLGGNETLFVARIDGQQILRTDSSQTVNIADREYFKLGMQGQAGFSEPLKSKVDGKLTIIGTAPIYGPDNKVAGLLGANIAMQNLTVMVEQVLSQNPGYGVTIISKNRVPLFHQGDSSAVEEQRALTEDFYQVAVDKQSGDTVGLVRGQDYFVSYRPISNTDWVAVTTYPKDVALQAASAMIDRGVQVTLLIIAGFVVVGIYFMKKALAPLQQLVIGVESVAQGNLTQRLDCQRRDEFGQVATAFNAMTENLQQIVMSVKESAALVFESSSSVAAACSQSQTGSDQVASSIGSIAGKLSQQGQNTVGAKQSLEQLVEITEAVALSIASTAQATNECAVTADHGQGVINQTVDKMLSIKQLVDSAGRTVETLGKSTQEIGKISDVIASIASQTNLLALNAAIEAARAGDAGRGFAVVADEVRKLAEQSAKATKHITEITRKVMSETEGVLTAMQQSYNHVDQGVEIARTSGSAFADIVASVQGIQSQATVISEQTEQQVLLCKKTMTAVADIHDLTQHNTDSAQDIAAISQEQAAAAHDIGYSIDKLKTLAHELEGLVDQFKI, encoded by the coding sequence GTGGTAAATAAAATAGCTGGTCTTATTCGGACGAAGATTAAGCTACCGAAACAGGATGGATTTGGATTTAAGCAAGAAAAGCTAAAGCAGAGTTTTGTTAGAGCTATGCAGTGGCGTCCGCAGAAAATATCTTTTGTGAACATAGGCCAAACATTAGCATCACTGCGGCATATTAACCGGAAAATAATTTGGCAATCAATGGCTTCTCTTAGTACAAAAGGAGCGCTCTTTATTACGCTTACCTGCATGATTCCAGTAGGGACAGTGGGCTGGTACTTTATTCATGAGACAGCTGCAAGTTTAACGACTGCTGCTATTGAAAAAAACAATAAAGTGGCGGACCGGATTGCCAGTGATGTAGGCAACTACCTGCAAAATAAAAAGAATTTCTTAATGCTTACCAGTGGTGATGCTGCTATTCGGTCGATGCAAGCCGAATCAGGAAAGCGTTACTTAGATACAGTTAAACCGTTTTTGGGAGGCAATGAAACTCTTTTTGTTGCCAGGATTGATGGACAGCAAATTTTACGAACCGATAGCAGTCAGACTGTCAATATTGCCGATCGTGAGTACTTTAAACTGGGCATGCAAGGACAAGCTGGGTTTTCAGAGCCCCTTAAAAGCAAGGTAGACGGTAAACTCACGATTATTGGAACAGCACCCATCTACGGACCGGATAACAAAGTGGCTGGGCTGCTAGGTGCTAATATTGCCATGCAAAATCTTACGGTCATGGTTGAACAGGTATTGTCGCAAAATCCAGGTTACGGAGTAACCATTATTAGTAAGAATCGAGTACCCCTGTTTCATCAAGGAGATTCTTCAGCAGTTGAAGAACAACGGGCTTTGACAGAAGACTTCTATCAGGTGGCTGTTGATAAGCAAAGCGGCGACACTGTGGGACTGGTACGTGGACAGGATTATTTTGTTTCTTATCGGCCAATTAGTAATACTGATTGGGTTGCAGTGACTACTTACCCGAAAGATGTGGCCTTGCAGGCTGCGTCTGCCATGATTGATCGTGGAGTGCAGGTAACATTGCTCATTATTGCAGGTTTTGTTGTAGTGGGAATTTACTTTATGAAAAAGGCACTGGCTCCCTTGCAGCAATTAGTAATAGGCGTAGAAAGTGTGGCGCAGGGCAATTTAACGCAGCGATTGGATTGTCAACGACGAGATGAATTTGGTCAAGTTGCTACCGCCTTTAACGCCATGACAGAGAATTTGCAACAAATTGTAATGTCTGTTAAAGAGTCGGCGGCTTTGGTTTTTGAATCAAGCAGCAGTGTTGCCGCTGCTTGCTCTCAATCTCAGACCGGCAGTGACCAGGTTGCGTCTTCAATAGGAAGTATTGCCGGAAAGCTGTCTCAGCAGGGGCAAAATACAGTTGGAGCGAAACAAAGTTTAGAGCAATTGGTAGAGATTACAGAGGCGGTTGCCTTGAGTATTGCCAGTACTGCTCAGGCTACCAATGAATGTGCTGTTACCGCTGATCACGGGCAAGGCGTCATTAATCAAACCGTTGATAAAATGCTAAGCATCAAACAGCTAGTGGATAGCGCTGGGCGAACGGTGGAAACACTGGGAAAAAGTACACAGGAGATCGGAAAAATCTCTGATGTGATTGCCAGTATTGCCAGCCAGACTAATTTGCTGGCTTTAAATGCGGCCATTGAAGCAGCGCGCGCTGGCGATGCTGGACGCGGTTTTGCCGTTGTGGCTGACGAAGTGCGCAAACTTGCTGAACAGTCTGCTAAGGCGACCAAACATATTACTGAAATTACCCGCAAAGTCATGAGTGAAACAGAAGGCGTATTAACGGCTATGCAGCAAAGCTATAATCATGTTGATCAAGGGGTCGAGATCGCCCGGACAAGCGGCAGTGCTTTTGCTGATATCGTCGCCAGTGTTCAGGGCATTCAGTCTCAGGCTACGGTGATTAGTGAGCAAACCGAACAGCAGGTGTTATTGTGCAAAAAAACTATGACTGCAGTTGCCGATATTCATGATTTAACACAGCACAATACCGATAGTGCTCAGGATATTGCCGCCATCAGTCAGGAACAGGCCGCCGCTGCTCATGATATTGGTTATTCAATCGATAAATTAAAAACCTTGGCACATGAGTTGGAAGGTTTAGTGGATCAGTTTAAAATTTAA
- a CDS encoding phosphate transport system permease protein PstA, whose product MSARIMNKLATGVMWLSGLLIVGILAAFLLFILYKGLPVLSFDFLFGMPSEMKAGGGVGPQLFNSFYILLLSMFSSIPIALGAGIYLAEYAGNNRLTDLIRLSTESLATVPSIVLGLFGMIIFVNMFGLGFSIIGGALTLTLLNLPVLVRVTEESIRTVPMHYREASLALGATKWQTIWRVVLPNALPGIITGITLTAGRALGETAILIFTAGTTVSRIVPDFDVTAAGETLAVHMWYVMAVGLVPDRVNIADGIGALLILTILIFNLMFTIPGKILQKKLGASGH is encoded by the coding sequence ATGTCGGCACGGATTATGAATAAATTAGCCACTGGTGTTATGTGGCTGTCCGGATTACTGATTGTCGGTATTTTGGCTGCCTTTTTATTGTTTATTTTATATAAAGGATTACCTGTATTGTCATTCGATTTCCTATTTGGTATGCCTAGTGAGATGAAAGCGGGCGGCGGGGTTGGACCGCAGCTATTTAACTCTTTTTATATTTTATTGCTGTCTATGTTTAGTTCTATTCCGATCGCTCTTGGTGCTGGCATATATTTGGCTGAATATGCAGGCAATAATCGCCTGACCGATTTAATCCGACTAAGTACCGAGAGCCTGGCTACAGTTCCGTCGATCGTTTTAGGCTTGTTTGGCATGATTATCTTTGTGAACATGTTCGGATTGGGTTTTAGTATTATCGGTGGTGCTTTGACTTTGACGCTGCTCAATCTGCCGGTGCTTGTCCGGGTTACGGAAGAGTCGATCCGTACAGTCCCGATGCATTATCGTGAGGCTAGTCTGGCTCTTGGGGCAACGAAATGGCAGACAATTTGGCGGGTAGTACTTCCAAACGCATTACCGGGTATTATTACTGGTATTACTTTAACTGCAGGACGAGCGTTGGGGGAGACTGCCATTCTAATTTTTACTGCTGGTACCACGGTGTCAAGAATAGTGCCTGATTTTGATGTAACTGCCGCCGGGGAGACGTTGGCTGTACACATGTGGTATGTTATGGCGGTTGGCTTAGTTCCAGACCGGGTTAATATCGCCGATGGTATTGGCGCGTTATTGATCTTAACCATTCTCATCTTTAATCTGATGTTTACCATACCAGGTAAAATATTGCAAAAGAAGCTTGGCGCTTCCGGACATTAA